The Marivirga tractuosa DSM 4126 genome contains the following window.
CAGTTTTAACAATAATTTTACGGTACCCATTACCCCACCTGAGAAAATCACTCCATTTGCAGTAAGAGATTTTTTTGTTTTAAAAAACTTTGTACTGGATTGAAGCTGAACATGATAACCATTTGACCCTTCTTTATTGTCGATTGGCTTCACATCAATTACTTCCTGTTCGGCTAATATTTCAGCGCCTTCTTGCTGGGCAAGATGTAAATAATTTTTATCCAATGTGTTCTTTGCGTCATATCGACAGCCCGTCATACAGCCCCCGCAAAAAGTGCAGCCTGTCCTTTTAGGACCTTTACCACCAAAGTATGGGTCTTCTACCTCTACCCCTGGCTTACCAAAATATACAGCCACTTTAGTAGCTTCAAATTGACTGCTGATATTTCGCTCTTCAGCCAGCTTTTGAAGGGCAAGATCACCGTCAAATAACTCTGGGTTTTCTGCAGCCCCCAACATTTTATGGGCTATTGCATAATAGGGCTTTAAGTCTGTTTCCCAATCCCTTAAACTAGCCCATGAACCCGTTTTATAAAAGGCGGCTTTAGGCACAGGTAATGTATTGGCATAAACAAGGGAACCGCCTCCTACACCAGCACCCGAGAGAATGGCTACATGCCTGAAAACTGTGAGCTTCATAATACCGAAAAAACGCAGCGATGGCAACCATAACCACTTGCGTAAATTCCAGTTGGTTTTGGCAAAATCTTTTGACTGGTACCACTTTCCTTTTTCGACCACAAGAACCTTATATCCTTTTTGTGAAAGTCTTAATGCACTAACCGAGCCCCCAAACCCACTGCCAATTACAATGTAATCGTAATCAAACTTCATAACGTTGAATTAAAGCAAATAAGTGATTGTTTTAGATATATAGATTAAATATATAGAAAATAATGATGGCGTAAGTTGTTTATGGATAATTGGTAGAATTGATTTTATAACACCTACAATCCATTATCTCTTAAATCCTGAATTTCTTCTGAATGCTAGAATTGCTCAAAACCCTTACCTCCATTATCAGTTACTGTAATCATAAATAAATCTATGGTAACCATCTCATTAATAAATTACTCTCAAAATAAATACTGGGCATTTAAACAAATGCAATTACTTCCTCCTCATCTTGCTAAAATCAAGGGTTGTGAATTTGTAAAGCTATTGGGTACAGGAAGCGGATTTGGATTTAGCTTATGGCCTGATTTTTCTACCTATGCTTTGTTGATGAAGTGGAAGGATGAGAATCAAGCTGAAGATTTCTTTCAGAATTCAAATGAATTCAATGAGCTAAAAAGTAAATCCAACTCCATAGAAACACATTATTTAGAGTCTCTGGGTGCGCATGGTAGCTGGTATGGAGAAAATCCATTTCCTGAAAAAGGAACTTACAATGGTGGTCAGATTGCCGTTATCACCAGAGCAAGAATTAACATCCATAAACTTCCACGGTTTTGGCAATTTGTACCAAAAGCCAGTAAGGCCATTGAAAATGCAAAAGGCTTAATTACTACGAAAGGGATTGGTGAATGGCCATTAATAGAACAAGCTACTTTCAGTATTTGGGAAAATGAACAAGCTATGAAAGAATATGCTTATGCCGATACTCACAAAGAAATCATTGGCAAGGTGAAAAAAGAGAATTGGTATAAAGAGGAACTATTTAGTCGTTTTAATTACATTAAGAGCATTAATCACTAACAGCTCATTCTTTAATCCGTAAGCAATAAGTAAACACCAAATTTCAAAATCATGAAAAATCTTCTACTCCTTCCGTTTTTATTAATTTTATTCCATGCCTGTGCACAAAAAGCTGACAAGCCTTCATATGAAAAAGTCAATCTTAAGCTTAATGAGCAGTTTGGAGACTATTGGTATCAGGGAAAGGCAGAGTTGACCTCCTACGATTTGGAGCAAGTCCGATATGGAGAAAAAAGAGAAGGTGAAGCAGTACTAATTTTTGTAACTGAGGATTTCTCAAAAAGCAAGCAAGTGAAGCTGGACAATCTAAAAGAGGTAGGGGATGATGCTGAAAAAGTATTGAAACTTAATTTCACTAAAAAATTCAATACGGGGATTTATCCATATTCTATAATGACCTCTATATTTTCACCTGTTTACCCTGAAAATGATTTACATGCGAGAAAAATCACCACATCGGTTCAGGAATGGTGCGGGCATGTTTTTATGCAGCTCAACAATAAGAGAAAAGATTATGATTTACTAGTTCGCTCATACTTTGAAAGTGAAGGAGATATGGAAATGAAACTTGATAAAGTTTGGATGGAGGATGAGCTGTGGACTTTATTGCGTTTAGATCCCAATCAAATTCCTGAAGGGGAAATTCAACTCTTCCCTTCCACTCAGTATTTGCGTTTAAAACATAAAGAATTGAAGGCTTATGCCGCTAACGTCAGCATCAATAGAAATGATGATTTAAACGAACTTAAAATTGAAATTCCTGAACTGGAGCGTGATTTATCTATTTTCTATAAAAATCAACATCCTTACAAAATAGAAAAGTGGGAAGAAACTTATCCTGAAAATGGAGACATGATGACCACTACAGCCACTCTAAAAGAAAGAATTATGTTGGATTATTGGAATAGAAATAATGTGAAGGATAGCACTTATAGAGAGGAGTTGAAGCTTGGATTTTAGATTTAAGTTTCAAGGGTAATAAATAAAAAAGGAAAGCTCGATTGGGCTTTCCTTTTTAAAAATAAATTTTATCAGTTTTTAAAGCTTCTCCATCTCTTCTTTTACAAAGCTCATCAATTCGCTGATGTTCTTTTTGCTGAAATCAAATTTGATATCTGCAGCTTCGTAAACTTCAGGAATAGATTTGGTATACCCCATTTTCAGAGCTTTCATATAGGATTCCAATCCTTTTTTGGGGTCTGTTTTATAGTTTTTCCAGACTGCCACTGCACCTAATTGTGCCATTCCATATTCGATGTAATAAAAAGGCACTTCATATAAATGCAATTGCTTCTGCCATAGATTATCCTTGAATTTCTCCAAGCCTGACCAATCTGTTATGGAATCTGAAAAATCATCCAAAATTTCATTCCAAGCTCTGGTTCTTTCGGCTACCGTATGCTCAGGATTTTCATAAATCCAATGCTGAAATTTGTCAATTGTAGCTACCCAAGGAAGTGTTTCAATAATTCCTTCCAAATGCTCGGTTTTAGCCCTTTTTAAATCCTCCTCATTATCGAAAAAGATATCCCAATAATCAAGTGTAATCAACTCCATACTCATGGAAGCCAATTCCGCTACTTCAGATGGCGGGTTTTTGAAATCATTCAATTCCAACTCATTCATTAGGAAAGAATGCACGGCATGTCCACCTTCATGTAATAGCGTTACCATATCACGCAAAGTGGAAGTCGCATTCATAAAGATAAAAGGAACTCCCGTTTCGGAAAGAGGATAATTGTAACCGCCTGGCGATTTCCCTTTTCTGGAATCCAAGTCCAGATGTTTCATTTCCACCATCTTTACAAGGCAATCGCCTAAAAATGGATCTAATTCATTGAATACTTTAATTGTTTTATCAGTTAAATCATCCGCTCCGTTAAAGGGCATTAAAGCTTCTTTACCTGAAATATCAACTGCTTTATCCCAAGGTCTTAATTTATCTAATCCTAACTTACTCTTTCTGTCCTTTGCTATTTCATTCAAAAAAGGCACTACCTCTGTTTTAACAGATTCATGAAAATCAAAACAATCCTGAGGCGAATAGTCAAAACGACCCATAGATGCGAACATAAAATCTCGGTAATTTTCGAATCCGGCATTTTTTGCCACTTTGGTTCTTAGCTGAATCAGTTCAGTAAAAAGGTTATCCAGCTTATCTTTATCGGCTAACCTTCTGGAAGATATTTTACGATAGATTTCTTCCCTTAATTTCCTATCGATGGATTGTAACATTACAGCTGCTTGTTGCAAGGTCATTTCCTTGCCATCATGCTCAATATCCATAGCCCCGGAAATAGAGCCGTATTTTTGAGAGAGACTTGCAATCTCGGTTTCCAGTGGAATGTTTTCTTCTCTGAAGATCTTCACATCCTTCTCCATTTCCCGAATCATGATGTCATAGCCGTCTTTCTCTTTAACTGAAGCTAAGTAAGGAGATGCCAAAGCCTTCCGGTTCAGTTTATCACTATAAGGGGCAATATGTGGCTGGATATTACGAACAAAATCTTCGAAAGAGGCCGCTAATTTTTCATCCGAAGTGTCACATGTCATTTTAATATAACGCCAAGCCATATCTTCTGAAACTACTGCTTCTAGCTCACTTAAATTGGCAAACCAATTTTCTAAATCCAGTGCGGAATTAATTTCTTCCTCCAATAATTTATCAAAATAAGGCTTTAAAGTCTCCCAATCTTTTACTTTAAAATCTTTAGGTAAAAATTGTCTTTCTTTTATTTCGAATTCCATGATATGTATATTTTAGTTCTAACTATCTTCCAGATATTCTTATTCATTCATAATTTTAATGTATAAGATTTCCGAAATGAGTGCACCAATCACTTTATGGTTTGTGAAGAAACAAACCATGGCGAACAGAGCAGGTATAAATAAAAAAAGAGGATTAAAAATCCTCTTTTATGTTTACTTATATAATACCGAAATGTTTTATCCGATTTCTATTTTCACATCAGCAGAGGTAGGATGACCTACACAGTTTAAGACAAAGCCTTCGTCCTTTTCTGCATCAGATAAGCCTTCGTCTTCTTCCATACGAACTGTTCCAGATAATAATTTGCCTCTACAAGCGGTGCATAATCCACTTTGACAAGAGAATGGTAAGTCAATATCTAAGTCTAAGGCAGTTTCTAGTATCGATTTATCCGATGGCACAGGGAATTTATATTCTTCTCCATCAAATAAAATGGTTACTTCATATTCTTGACCTTCAGCAGTTTCTCCAGTTTTCTTTTCCGCTTTATCGATAGTTCCTTGAACGAAGCTTTCTTTAAAAACATTGGCTTTATCAACCCCGAAATTCTCTAGGTATTGCTCCACATTTTTCATCATTCCTTCCGGACCACACATTAAATATTGTGTTTGATCATTTCCCCAATTTGGAATTCTATCCAATATTTTCTGAAGCATTTCCTCATTCAATAAACCAGACTCGCCTTGCCAATTGATAGGTGCATCATCCAGCACATGAATTACGTGCATTCTGCCTTCATATTCATCTTCCAGTTTATCGAATTCACTTTTAAAGATTACAGATTCCAGGTTTCTGTTAGCGTAAATCAAAGAAATAATGCTGTCTGGCTCTGCATGCAAAATGGATTTTGAAATCCCCATCATGGGTGTAATTCCACTCCCACCAGCAAACATTATTAAATGACGCTTCTTATTGGCATCAACTGTAGTGGTGAAATTTCCCATAGGTTCCAACACCTGAATTTTATCACCAGCTTTAAGGTTGTCGTTCAAATGATTGGACATTTTACCATTCTCTACTCTTTTTACGGTAACCGCAGGGTATTCATCCACTAAAGGAGAGGTGCATAAGGAATAAGCTCTTCTCACGCTTTCACCGTTGATGTCTGTGATGAGTGTCAAAAATTGACCTGCTGTATAGCTCAATTCCCATTCAGGTTTTTCAAATTCAATCACAATAGCATCAGCTGTTGCATTGATAACTTGACGAACCGTCAGTTCCTTATATCTCTTTGATTTTTTATCTTCTTTATTTTCTTTCTTTTTGAAAAAATTAAACGCCATGCTTTTTAAATTTTTATTTGAGATAACTCAATGTTTCCATAATAGTTAAGCAAAATTAACAAGCTTTAACAATTTTCACTTATTAATTCCAAAAATGCTTCAAAATTCATTACAATAATAAACTTTTCAGCCCACCAGATAGTTACAAAAAGAAAATATAATTATGGCAAGACCCAACATTAAACTCATAAAAGCAATTAGAACTGCTGCAATAAAGATTCAAGAGGGCACTCATTACCAATGGGGACATATGGGCGGTTGTAATTGCGGGCATTTAGCACAAGAACTAACTCCTTACAGCAAAAGAGAAATTCATGAATACGCCATGAGAAAATCCGGTGATTGGACCGATCAAGTAGAAGATTATTGTGGCACTACTGAAATGCCAATGGATGAAATTATATCTAGCATGATGGATTCAGGCTTAGAAAGAAAAGATATGATTGATCTGGAAAGATTAAAAAATCAAGAGGTTAGAAGATTTATGGGCGAAAGAGGTATGAAACTCTATCACAACAGTAAAGAAGATGTGGTGAATTATATGCTGGCTTGGGCTGATTTGCTAGAAGAGAAATTATTAAATAAAATTAACCTACCAGCAGATATAGGAGAATTTGACTCCATTTATGAAAACCAATTAACTCAATAGTTGATTGGTTTTAGTCCAGTTCTTAAAAAGTTAATAATGATCATCCAAGTCAAAAGAAACTATTCAAGTAGTTGTCTTAATGAGATAATTGAATCCATTGTTCCATTAATTTCTACTTCCCAAGAGTAAATCCTCCATCTCCATACTCAACAATACTAGATTTCATTCGTTATCCGAGCAAAATATCTATTCATCATTTTTAGAAGAAAATTGCTTATAGCATGAGATTCAATAAAATCACATTTTTTATATCAATACTTTTTGTTTCGACCAACCTATTTTCCCAATCCAAGCTTGAGAAAGCAGAACAATACTTTGATAATAGACATGAAACAATACAAAATGGAAAAGCCAATCGTAAGAATATTGATGAAGCAATAAGTCTTTTTCAGGAAGTGGATTCAGAACCAGAAAAAACAATTGGGTTGCTGAAAAGCTACGAGTTTAAAGCCTCTTGGACTAATGTTCCGGAAAATGAGAAAAGATCACTCTACAAAAAAGCCATAGATTTGGCCGAAAAAAAGTCAAGAGAGTTTCCAAAAAACGGAGCTATTGCGTACTGGTATGCAGCTAATTATGCTCGCTGGGCAGATTTAATTGATATTACAGAAGCTGCACAAGAAGGTGTACTAGATGAAATTAAAAAATTAGCCGAAAAAGCTATTGAATTAGATGAAAAATATAATCAAGCAGGTGCATTAAGACTATTAGGAGGCATGCATCTTGAAGTTCCCAATATCCCTTTAATTTTAAGTTGGCCTTCCAATGCGCAAGCAAAAAAGATATTACGCAAAGCCTATAGAATTGCCCCTCAGCATCCTGCTAACGTATATTTATATGCCAAAATGCTACATATCACTAAAACTAGTACAAGATCTAAAAAGGTATTTGAAGAATTGATAAAGAAAGAACCTAGAAGTGAATATTTTCTAGTTGATCAAAAATACATACAAAAGGGAAGGGAGTACTTCGAAGAGAATTTTTGAGAATTATACTACAATGAATTTTTCGTCACAATATATCTATAAGCAACAATCGCCTTTTCCAATTTACTAAGTTTCGTCAAATCTTTTTTAGCTAAACTGGGCAATATAATTTTATTAATTTTCGCCAGAATTTTAAAGAATGATTTTTTCATAAAAAAACAAAAAGCCCCAAAAAGGGGCATTTTTTTTTATCTAGTAGAATATTTTCTTAATCTTCTTTTCAATTCTTCTCTATCGCTTGTAATACTTGGGTCACTATAAATACTTTTTGATAACTCTGCTACAGATTTCTTTTTATACCCTAACTTTTGAGCGATTTCTTGGCAGAAAACAATCTCACTTTTATATACTTTCCCATCAATTTTCATTAATTGAATGATATTATATAAATATTCAAATCTTTGATCTTCTGATAAACTATCCAAATTTTTGATTGGCTCCGGGTTTTTAATCATCTGATAAATTTCATCCTCTGAAACTCCATTAGCCTTACCAATTTTTTCAATCAAGTTCGCTTCTTTATCTGCCAGCTCATTATCAATTGTGGCTAATTTAATTAAAATTTTTAGCTGTTCTTTTAACATGGTTTGAATTTTAGACTTTTAAGTTTTAGTATCTTCTATGGTATTAAATATGCAATAGAGGTCAATAAATAATGACTATTAGCATACAATTCTTTCATTAACGCATCTAAAGTTAATAATACTTTTGAAAAATCACATTTTTTTATCGGCTAATGTAATTATTCAATACTTTTTTAAGTAAAATTAAAATGTCAGCCTTCTGTCATTAAGTTTATTTCAATTATCTATTTGGCTGGAATTTCCTAAATTGAGATTATTACGCTAGTCCGACTTAATATAATGGTATTAAG
Protein-coding sequences here:
- a CDS encoding GMC oxidoreductase — protein: MKFDYDYIVIGSGFGGSVSALRLSQKGYKVLVVEKGKWYQSKDFAKTNWNLRKWLWLPSLRFFGIMKLTVFRHVAILSGAGVGGGSLVYANTLPVPKAAFYKTGSWASLRDWETDLKPYYAIAHKMLGAAENPELFDGDLALQKLAEERNISSQFEATKVAVYFGKPGVEVEDPYFGGKGPKRTGCTFCGGCMTGCRYDAKNTLDKNYLHLAQQEGAEILAEQEVIDVKPIDNKEGSNGYHVQLQSSTKFFKTKKSLTANGVIFSGGVMGTVKLLLKLKKKGSLPLLSDKTGEEIRTNNETLISVSSLKKNINVSKGVAIGSILHTDENTHLEICRYSEGSGFWKLLHLPMSQGNTIFKRIGNTFVNMFKSPVRYFRTYWLNSWSKRTVILLFMQSVDSTINFKRGWLGNMVSKVGNGKPPSPDIPESAQLTKDYAKIINGNATAFSLETLAGIPSTAHILGGAVMGEDAEKGVIDRNNNVFGYKNMMVIDGSMISANPGVNPSLSITAIAEHAMNQVPEKSSIQADFEKG
- a CDS encoding M3 family oligoendopeptidase, with the protein product MEFEIKERQFLPKDFKVKDWETLKPYFDKLLEEEINSALDLENWFANLSELEAVVSEDMAWRYIKMTCDTSDEKLAASFEDFVRNIQPHIAPYSDKLNRKALASPYLASVKEKDGYDIMIREMEKDVKIFREENIPLETEIASLSQKYGSISGAMDIEHDGKEMTLQQAAVMLQSIDRKLREEIYRKISSRRLADKDKLDNLFTELIQLRTKVAKNAGFENYRDFMFASMGRFDYSPQDCFDFHESVKTEVVPFLNEIAKDRKSKLGLDKLRPWDKAVDISGKEALMPFNGADDLTDKTIKVFNELDPFLGDCLVKMVEMKHLDLDSRKGKSPGGYNYPLSETGVPFIFMNATSTLRDMVTLLHEGGHAVHSFLMNELELNDFKNPPSEVAELASMSMELITLDYWDIFFDNEEDLKRAKTEHLEGIIETLPWVATIDKFQHWIYENPEHTVAERTRAWNEILDDFSDSITDWSGLEKFKDNLWQKQLHLYEVPFYYIEYGMAQLGAVAVWKNYKTDPKKGLESYMKALKMGYTKSIPEVYEAADIKFDFSKKNISELMSFVKEEMEKL
- a CDS encoding ferredoxin--NADP reductase produces the protein MAFNFFKKKENKEDKKSKRYKELTVRQVINATADAIVIEFEKPEWELSYTAGQFLTLITDINGESVRRAYSLCTSPLVDEYPAVTVKRVENGKMSNHLNDNLKAGDKIQVLEPMGNFTTTVDANKKRHLIMFAGGSGITPMMGISKSILHAEPDSIISLIYANRNLESVIFKSEFDKLEDEYEGRMHVIHVLDDAPINWQGESGLLNEEMLQKILDRIPNWGNDQTQYLMCGPEGMMKNVEQYLENFGVDKANVFKESFVQGTIDKAEKKTGETAEGQEYEVTILFDGEEYKFPVPSDKSILETALDLDIDLPFSCQSGLCTACRGKLLSGTVRMEEDEGLSDAEKDEGFVLNCVGHPTSADVKIEIG
- a CDS encoding tetratricopeptide repeat protein, which encodes MRFNKITFFISILFVSTNLFSQSKLEKAEQYFDNRHETIQNGKANRKNIDEAISLFQEVDSEPEKTIGLLKSYEFKASWTNVPENEKRSLYKKAIDLAEKKSREFPKNGAIAYWYAANYARWADLIDITEAAQEGVLDEIKKLAEKAIELDEKYNQAGALRLLGGMHLEVPNIPLILSWPSNAQAKKILRKAYRIAPQHPANVYLYAKMLHITKTSTRSKKVFEELIKKEPRSEYFLVDQKYIQKGREYFEENF
- a CDS encoding TerB family tellurite resistance protein is translated as MLKEQLKILIKLATIDNELADKEANLIEKIGKANGVSEDEIYQMIKNPEPIKNLDSLSEDQRFEYLYNIIQLMKIDGKVYKSEIVFCQEIAQKLGYKKKSVAELSKSIYSDPSITSDREELKRRLRKYSTR